From a single Methanofollis sp. W23 genomic region:
- a CDS encoding ferredoxin family protein, translating into MKLIIDETRCKGCNLCTLVCPYKIFQEGTKPNHKGVVVPVLDRPERCTNCRLQKLYGRVLCGVCQMICPDQAITWVDEDPYSSEKVVVEE; encoded by the coding sequence ATGAAACTCATCATCGACGAGACCAGGTGCAAGGGCTGCAACCTCTGCACCCTGGTCTGCCCATACAAGATCTTTCAGGAGGGGACAAAACCGAACCACAAAGGTGTGGTGGTGCCTGTCCTCGACCGTCCTGAACGCTGCACCAACTGCCGCCTCCAGAAACTCTACGGGCGGGTGCTCTGCGGCGTCTGCCAGATGATCTGCCCGGATCAGGCGATCACCTGGGTGGACGAAGACCCCTACTCGTCAGAGAAGGTGGTGGTGGAGGAGTGA
- a CDS encoding FumA C-terminus/TtdB family hydratase beta subunit, whose amino-acid sequence MDLKTPLGDEVLDLRAGDAVTLSGTVYTARDEAHLRMREEGIPFDPVGAAIYHCGPVIRGREVVAAGPTTSARMNALSGFLLDAGVRALIGKGGMDEGVREELRGRGVYLAFTGGCAALAAARMQIKGVSFEDLGMAEAVWEIELDHLPLIVGIDAHGGDLFAAVMQKAKLQFRQEFNSYKGPSL is encoded by the coding sequence ATGGACCTGAAGACCCCGCTCGGCGACGAAGTCCTCGACCTGCGTGCCGGCGACGCCGTCACCCTCTCGGGAACCGTCTACACCGCACGGGACGAGGCGCACCTCAGGATGAGAGAAGAAGGCATCCCCTTTGACCCGGTTGGGGCCGCGATATACCACTGCGGCCCGGTGATCAGGGGGCGCGAGGTCGTCGCCGCAGGCCCGACCACCTCGGCACGGATGAACGCCCTCTCTGGATTCCTTCTTGACGCCGGCGTCCGCGCCCTTATCGGCAAAGGTGGGATGGACGAAGGGGTCAGGGAAGAACTCCGCGGCCGCGGGGTGTACCTCGCCTTCACCGGCGGATGCGCCGCCCTTGCCGCCGCAAGGATGCAGATAAAAGGCGTCTCCTTCGAAGATCTCGGGATGGCCGAGGCGGTCTGGGAGATCGAACTCGACCACCTCCCCCTCATTGTGGGGATCGACGCCCACGGCGGCGACCTCTTTGCGGCCGTGATGCAAAAGGCAAAACTACAATTTAGGCAGGAGTTCAATAGTTATAAAGGACCGAGTTTATGA
- a CDS encoding fumarate hydratase, translating to MESVSSGLLEAVTAATASALHEAETSLPPDVNTAIGRALEREEDPTARAQLENIRENIHYAGERGLPLCQDTGVPVIYLTLPPSVPATEALYDALAEGVRQATDSVPLRPNVVDPLTRENTTDNTGGGMPAVHLKPGNELTITVLPKGAGAENCSRIAMLLPSEASEIARFVAETMLLAGGKPCPPVVLGIGIGATFDGAAALAKEALLLPIDEMDPFEEEICDAVNALGIGPMGLGGTTTALAVKIKRGHCHTASLPVAVNVQCWANRRATRTVEVEKWT from the coding sequence ATGGAGAGCGTGTCATCCGGACTTCTGGAAGCAGTCACCGCGGCAACCGCGTCTGCACTCCATGAAGCCGAGACCTCCCTTCCCCCCGACGTGAACACGGCGATCGGTCGGGCACTCGAGCGAGAAGAGGACCCCACCGCACGGGCCCAACTCGAGAACATCAGGGAGAATATACATTATGCCGGGGAGCGCGGACTCCCACTCTGCCAGGACACCGGGGTGCCGGTCATCTATCTCACCCTCCCCCCATCGGTCCCGGCAACTGAAGCACTCTATGACGCACTCGCAGAGGGGGTGCGCCAGGCGACAGACTCGGTCCCGCTCAGGCCCAATGTCGTCGACCCCCTCACACGAGAGAATACAACCGACAACACCGGGGGCGGGATGCCGGCGGTCCACCTGAAGCCAGGCAACGAGTTGACGATCACCGTCCTCCCAAAGGGCGCGGGCGCCGAGAACTGCTCGCGGATCGCCATGCTCCTCCCCTCAGAGGCCAGCGAGATCGCCCGTTTCGTCGCCGAGACCATGCTCCTTGCCGGCGGCAAACCCTGCCCGCCGGTTGTCCTCGGGATCGGGATCGGCGCCACCTTCGACGGGGCGGCGGCGCTTGCAAAAGAGGCGCTGCTTCTCCCGATCGACGAGATGGACCCCTTCGAAGAGGAGATCTGCGACGCCGTCAACGCCCTCGGGATCGGGCCGATGGGGCTTGGAGGCACCACCACCGCCCTCGCGGTGAAAATTAAACGCGGCCACTGCCATACCGCCTCCCTGCCGGTGGCGGTCAATGTCCAGTGCTGGGCGAACCGACGGGCGACCAGGACCGTGGAGGTGGAGAAATGGACCTGA
- a CDS encoding 50S ribosomal protein L16 has protein sequence MVRKPGVMYRNLAKKAYTRREYMGGVPGSRIVQFDMGNLSGDFPMEISLAVEESCQIRHTALEAARININRRLMNEVGRAGYHLKLRTYPHHVLRENKQATGAGADRVSEGMRMAFGKAVGTAARVEPGQKIFTVYTNKNQIEKAKDALKHGGYKLPSPTRIVIEEKAQH, from the coding sequence ATGGTACGTAAACCTGGAGTAATGTATAGGAATCTCGCCAAGAAGGCATATACACGGCGAGAATATATGGGCGGTGTGCCCGGTAGCAGGATCGTGCAGTTTGATATGGGCAACCTCAGCGGCGATTTCCCGATGGAGATCAGCCTTGCGGTGGAGGAGTCCTGTCAGATCCGCCACACTGCGCTTGAAGCAGCGCGTATCAACATCAACAGGCGTCTGATGAACGAGGTCGGGCGTGCAGGCTACCACCTCAAGCTCCGCACCTACCCCCATCATGTACTGCGTGAGAACAAGCAGGCCACCGGTGCCGGTGCAGACCGTGTCTCGGAAGGGATGCGGATGGCCTTCGGCAAGGCGGTAGGGACCGCTGCAAGGGTCGAACCGGGCCAGAAGATCTTCACGGTCTATACCAACAAGAACCAGATCGAGAAGGCAAAGGACGCCCTCAAGCACGGCGGCTACAAACTTCCGTCACCGACCCGCATCGTCATCGAAGAAAAGGCACAGCACTAA
- a CDS encoding tetratricopeptide repeat protein yields the protein MNESQEYYDDLVISDPENATAWCIRGMSYNNNYNQYEEALTSCNHALELDPEYGLAWYLKGIIYLNMENGPEAELCF from the coding sequence GTGAACGAGAGCCAGGAATACTACGATGACCTCGTCATCTCAGACCCTGAGAACGCCACCGCGTGGTGTATCAGGGGGATGTCCTACAACAACAATTACAATCAGTATGAAGAAGCGCTGACGAGTTGCAATCACGCCCTCGAACTGGACCCGGAGTACGGGCTTGCCTGGTACCTCAAGGGGATCATCTATCTGAATATGGAGAATGGTCCTGAAGCAGAGTTGTGTTTCTAG
- a CDS encoding ABC transporter ATP-binding protein, with amino-acid sequence MSLSIKHVSKVFVNEKGEEVTALGDINLQVEEGEFICILGPSGCGKTTLLRIIAGLDAPSSGRAEINGKEIAGPAPELAMIFQEYSLYPWRTIIDNAAFGLEVRGVPKEERYAKAREYLDLVGLKEFESSHPYELSGGMRQRVAVARALCSEPQVLLMDEPFGALDAQTRNTMQKELLDIWKKTKKTVIFVTHSVDEAVYLSDRVVVLSPRPSDIREIVTVEQNRPRDRTSVEFAQVRRYVLSLIHNGSD; translated from the coding sequence ATGAGTCTCTCGATCAAGCATGTATCAAAGGTCTTTGTCAACGAGAAAGGCGAAGAAGTAACGGCTCTTGGCGACATCAACCTCCAGGTCGAGGAAGGAGAGTTCATCTGCATCCTTGGCCCTTCCGGGTGCGGGAAGACGACGCTCCTGCGGATCATCGCAGGGCTCGACGCCCCTTCCTCAGGCAGGGCCGAGATCAATGGCAAAGAGATCGCAGGCCCGGCGCCTGAACTTGCCATGATCTTCCAGGAGTATTCGCTGTACCCCTGGCGGACGATCATCGACAACGCCGCCTTCGGACTCGAAGTGCGGGGTGTCCCAAAAGAGGAGCGGTACGCAAAGGCGCGGGAGTACCTCGATCTTGTCGGGCTCAAAGAGTTCGAGAGCAGCCATCCGTACGAACTTTCCGGCGGGATGCGCCAGCGGGTAGCGGTGGCACGGGCTCTCTGCTCTGAGCCTCAGGTCCTCCTGATGGACGAACCCTTCGGGGCCCTCGACGCCCAGACCAGGAACACGATGCAGAAAGAACTCCTGGATATCTGGAAGAAGACGAAGAAGACCGTGATCTTTGTCACGCACAGCGTGGACGAGGCGGTCTATCTCTCTGACAGGGTCGTCGTCCTCTCGCCACGGCCGTCTGATATCAGGGAGATCGTCACGGTCGAGCAGAATCGACCCCGCGACCGGACAAGCGTTGAGTTTGCCCAGGTGCGCCGCTATGTCCTCTCGTTGATCCATAACGGGAGCGACTGA
- a CDS encoding ABC transporter permease, whose amino-acid sequence MEGTDTAKNRTRKQKNTALRRRALGAILPILIIICWEIAAVLINNEFILPRLESVLAVLATPTVDILGSGSLINNALLSIERVILGFGLAALVGIPVGLVMGYWQRVEDFVDTTVQLFRPIPPLAWIPLALAWFKTGIVSMTFIIFIGAVFPVLLNTVDGVKSVNRTWVESARTFGASQRQVLAKVIMPASLPTIWTGLRVGFGIAWMCVVAAEMLPGTTSGLGYLIMYAYNWGQVQVIIAGMIVIGLIGLLIDGLFRAIEHRRFRWRGMTR is encoded by the coding sequence ATGGAAGGAACAGATACAGCCAAGAACAGAACACGGAAACAGAAAAATACTGCCTTGCGGAGGAGGGCCCTCGGGGCCATCCTCCCTATCCTGATCATCATCTGCTGGGAGATCGCCGCGGTCCTCATCAACAATGAGTTCATCCTCCCGCGTCTTGAATCGGTGCTTGCCGTCCTTGCCACCCCGACCGTGGACATCCTGGGGAGCGGGAGCCTCATCAACAATGCCCTTCTCTCTATCGAACGGGTAATTCTGGGCTTTGGGCTCGCGGCCCTGGTCGGGATCCCGGTCGGACTGGTGATGGGCTACTGGCAACGGGTCGAGGACTTCGTCGACACGACGGTCCAACTCTTCAGGCCCATCCCGCCGCTCGCCTGGATCCCGCTGGCCCTTGCCTGGTTCAAGACCGGGATCGTCTCGATGACCTTCATCATCTTCATCGGGGCGGTCTTCCCGGTGCTGCTCAACACCGTCGACGGGGTCAAGTCGGTAAACCGGACCTGGGTCGAGTCTGCCCGCACCTTCGGGGCAAGCCAGCGGCAGGTTCTTGCCAAGGTGATCATGCCCGCCTCCCTCCCGACAATCTGGACCGGGTTACGAGTCGGGTTCGGGATCGCCTGGATGTGCGTGGTGGCGGCCGAAATGTTGCCAGGCACCACCTCGGGCCTGGGCTACCTGATCATGTATGCCTACAACTGGGGACAGGTTCAGGTGATCATCGCCGGAATGATCGTCATCGGACTGATCGGCCTGCTCATCGACGGGCTCTTCAGGGCCATTGAACACCGGAGATTCAGGTGGAGGGGGATGACAAGATGA
- a CDS encoding ABC transporter substrate-binding protein: MANKMLAAVLAIGLAALLVVAGCVSEPETPTTPTTEGAEVGVTYSQGVGPMPMLLSTGEIDGYIAWQPFVEIATVSGIGKVASYSQDLPPEDMWKDHPCCVVVTSDAFAAEHPDTVNAVSALATLGNQYVNEHQDESAEIVADWLVGKGNFTYGDVSVNSVDVLEKAIPTIKFTSEPSEKWMEGVDLFVDAQSELGYLTGSLKDATKEERRDLIFNTQPYTEGKTMIDAGEIATPEKFDKFSIGYLMSDHHASLFVAIKNWEYFEENYGIALKPTDPSQSRPENLELIVNGEKIADVTLVSGAAGPALMQLAATDNIQMAWVGAPPAISAIDKGTPIKIVQPVNTEGSGLVVAASAPVNDWPSFVEWANSRAAEGKPLKIAAPLKGSIQDVMLKFALKDSGLVVKEV; encoded by the coding sequence ATGGCAAACAAGATGCTTGCTGCAGTCCTTGCCATCGGACTTGCAGCTCTTCTCGTCGTCGCCGGGTGCGTCTCAGAACCCGAGACCCCGACGACCCCTACAACCGAAGGCGCTGAGGTCGGCGTCACCTACAGCCAGGGCGTCGGCCCCATGCCGATGCTCCTCTCGACCGGTGAGATCGACGGCTACATCGCCTGGCAGCCCTTCGTAGAGATCGCCACCGTCAGCGGGATCGGCAAGGTCGCCTCGTACTCGCAGGACCTCCCGCCCGAAGACATGTGGAAGGACCACCCCTGCTGCGTCGTCGTCACCAGTGACGCCTTTGCCGCGGAGCACCCCGACACAGTCAACGCCGTCAGCGCCCTCGCGACCCTGGGCAACCAGTACGTCAACGAGCACCAGGACGAGTCCGCCGAGATCGTCGCCGACTGGCTTGTCGGCAAGGGCAACTTCACCTACGGCGACGTCTCCGTGAACTCGGTCGACGTCCTGGAGAAGGCGATCCCGACGATCAAGTTCACCAGCGAACCCTCAGAGAAGTGGATGGAAGGGGTCGACCTCTTCGTCGACGCCCAGTCTGAACTCGGCTACCTCACCGGCAGCCTGAAAGACGCCACCAAAGAAGAGCGCCGCGACCTCATCTTCAACACCCAGCCCTACACCGAAGGCAAGACGATGATCGACGCCGGCGAGATCGCCACCCCTGAGAAGTTTGACAAGTTCAGCATCGGCTACCTGATGTCAGACCATCACGCCTCGCTCTTTGTCGCGATCAAAAACTGGGAATATTTCGAGGAGAACTACGGCATCGCCCTCAAGCCCACAGACCCCTCACAGAGCAGGCCTGAAAATCTCGAGCTGATCGTCAACGGCGAGAAGATCGCCGACGTCACCCTCGTCTCCGGCGCCGCAGGCCCGGCCCTGATGCAGCTTGCCGCCACCGACAACATCCAGATGGCCTGGGTCGGCGCCCCGCCGGCGATCAGCGCCATCGACAAAGGAACACCTATTAAGATCGTCCAACCCGTTAATACTGAGGGATCCGGACTTGTCGTGGCTGCATCCGCACCAGTAAACGACTGGCCGTCCTTCGTCGAGTGGGCGAACAGCAGAGCAGCCGAGGGGAAACCGCTGAAGATTGCGGCCCCGTTGAAAGGTTCCATCCAGGATGTCATGCTCAAGTTCGCCCTCAAAGACAGCGGACTGGTGGTGAAAGAAGTCTGA
- a CDS encoding helix-turn-helix domain-containing protein: protein MIQADPVERIIKAALISDEEFVAVLQHVLKNDLRVSVRELSERSGVAQSTLYKVLTGKRSPTLPTLRAIVNSVRSFSRIPEEAFIGLIAARYVLESIQERTAVVDGHEYRVREYPVYTFEDAIIAAVRAEREGAIAVVCAPIASSTIEQLVRIPVTTIVPKDSVQRAIESAARKAWL from the coding sequence ATGATCCAGGCAGACCCGGTCGAGCGCATCATCAAGGCGGCGCTCATCTCTGACGAGGAGTTTGTGGCGGTCCTCCAGCATGTACTGAAGAATGACCTGCGGGTGAGCGTGCGCGAGCTCTCTGAGCGGAGCGGGGTCGCCCAGAGCACGCTCTATAAGGTGCTCACCGGCAAACGTTCGCCCACGCTCCCCACCCTGCGGGCGATCGTCAATAGTGTCCGTTCATTCTCCCGTATCCCTGAAGAAGCCTTTATCGGGCTCATCGCCGCGCGCTATGTCCTGGAGTCCATCCAGGAGCGGACGGCGGTCGTCGATGGTCATGAGTACAGGGTACGGGAGTACCCGGTCTATACCTTTGAGGACGCGATCATCGCCGCCGTGCGGGCCGAGCGGGAGGGTGCCATCGCCGTCGTCTGCGCACCTATCGCCTCCTCGACGATCGAGCAGCTGGTCAGGATCCCGGTGACGACGATCGTGCCAAAGGACAGTGTCCAGCGGGCGATCGAGTCGGCGGCGCGCAAGGCGTGGTTGTAA
- a CDS encoding type II toxin-antitoxin system RelE/ParE family toxin: MRHLPEEVRERILDEVENLARQPDPSLHVKILQGGSAMPLCSFRVGAYRAILTIHHKEVQKIVVVVVGHRSEVYRKI; the protein is encoded by the coding sequence ATGCGCCACCTCCCCGAAGAGGTCAGAGAGAGGATCCTTGATGAGGTGGAGAACCTTGCCCGGCAGCCTGATCCATCCTTGCATGTGAAGATATTGCAGGGAGGGAGTGCGATGCCACTTTGCTCTTTTCGTGTCGGGGCGTACAGGGCGATCCTGACTATCCATCATAAAGAGGTGCAAAAAATTGTGGTCGTCGTAGTGGGTCACCGGTCAGAGGTCTATCGAAAAATCTAA